Proteins encoded in a region of the Zea mays cultivar B73 chromosome 2, Zm-B73-REFERENCE-NAM-5.0, whole genome shotgun sequence genome:
- the LOC103649483 gene encoding toll/interleukin-1 receptor-like protein: MSSSGSKAAARLNASADAATGSSNASAAAVLVAQSEESSSYAGADELEEAEVSGSSGCARSPPPPPPYDVFINHRGADTRHTVARLLHDRLLQASGGRVRTFLDSVSMRPGDRLVERINQGMGQCKVAVAIFSERYLDSEFCLHELAALVEARKAIVPIFYGVKPSALVLPQAVVDAHAPRDVERLRAALRQAKYTVGLAYDPATGDLAELVSAAAKTVMERIEQIDSMR, translated from the exons ATGAGCAGCAGCGGGTCGAAGGCGGCGGCGCGCCTCAACGCGTCGGCGGATGCCGCCACCGGGAGCAGCAACGCCTCGGCGGCGGCGGTACTGGTGGCGCAGAGTGAGGAGTCGTCGTCGTACGCCGGCGCCGACGAGCTGGAGGAGGCGGAGGTGTCCGGTTCCTCCGGCTGCGCGagatcgccgccgccgccgccgccgtacgACGTGTTCATCAACCACCGCGGGGCGGACACCCGGCACACGGTGGCGCGGCTGCTGCACGACCGGCTGCTGCAGGCCAGCGGCGGCCGGGTCCGCACGTTCCTGGACAGCGTGTCCATGCGTCCCGGCGACAGGCTGGTGGAGCGCATCAACCAGGGCATGGGCCAGTGCAAGGTGGCCGTGGCCATCTTCTCCGAGCGCTACCTGGACTCCGAGTTCTGCCTGCACGAGCTCGCCGCGCTGGTGGAGGCGCGCAAGGCCATCGTCCCCATCTTCTACGGCGTCAAGCCCTCCGCGCTGGTGCTGCCGCAGGCCGTCGTCGACGCCCACGCGCCCCGTGACGTCGAGCGCCTGAGGGCCGCGCTCCGCCAGGCCAAGTACACCGTCGGCCTCGCCTACGACCCAGCCACGGG TGATTTGGCCGAGCTGGTATCAGCGGCAGCCAAGACGGTGATGGAGAGGATTGAACAAATAGATAGCATGCGATGA